A single window of Vibrio sp. SCSIO 43137 DNA harbors:
- a CDS encoding FAD-dependent 2-octaprenylphenol hydroxylase, producing the protein MMQSFDIAIVGGGMVGLALASALKQSDLRIAVIEGVTPKKELTELPDVRVSALSRASERILRNVGAWQGIENRRMSPYTAMEVWEQDSFARIEFDATHMGQANLGQIVENRVIQLALLEQVVQQSNVELFMPDRCKNLVVGESEAWLTLDSGESLTAKLVVGADGANSWVREQADIPLTHWDYGHSALVANVRSSDAHGKTARQAFTPMGPLAFLPMSEPDMSSIVWSTDPNRAEQLQAMPEAEFNKRLSAEFDMRLGLCSVVGERQVYPLKMRYARDFALERIALVGDAAHTIHPLAGQGVNLGLLDAASLAQELIRLWQSGEDIGRKHNLRRYERWRKAEAAKMIAAMQGFKDLFEGGNPAKKLIRGIGMTLAGQLPGAKDEIMKHALGLKGELPELAKQSSIQKVQ; encoded by the coding sequence ATGATGCAAAGTTTTGATATCGCAATTGTTGGTGGTGGTATGGTCGGGCTGGCGCTCGCCTCCGCATTGAAGCAGTCTGATCTGCGTATCGCTGTCATTGAGGGAGTAACACCCAAAAAAGAACTGACAGAATTACCTGATGTACGTGTATCAGCCCTAAGCAGGGCAAGTGAGAGAATACTCCGCAATGTCGGCGCGTGGCAGGGAATCGAAAACCGCAGAATGTCACCTTATACCGCTATGGAAGTGTGGGAGCAGGATAGCTTTGCCCGAATTGAGTTTGATGCCACGCATATGGGGCAGGCAAATCTTGGTCAGATTGTTGAAAACAGAGTGATTCAGCTGGCATTGCTTGAACAGGTAGTGCAACAGAGCAACGTTGAGCTGTTTATGCCTGACAGATGTAAAAATCTGGTAGTAGGTGAAAGTGAGGCCTGGCTGACTCTGGATAGCGGTGAGTCCTTAACGGCGAAACTGGTGGTTGGTGCTGACGGAGCGAACTCCTGGGTAAGGGAGCAAGCTGATATTCCTCTTACCCATTGGGATTATGGCCATTCAGCTTTGGTGGCCAATGTTCGTTCCTCTGATGCTCACGGCAAGACAGCCAGACAAGCATTTACTCCTATGGGGCCTTTGGCATTTCTGCCTATGAGCGAGCCGGATATGAGCTCCATTGTCTGGTCAACGGATCCCAACAGGGCTGAACAGCTTCAGGCTATGCCGGAAGCGGAGTTTAATAAACGCCTGAGTGCAGAGTTTGATATGCGCCTTGGTCTCTGCTCAGTAGTAGGAGAACGGCAGGTGTATCCTCTGAAGATGCGCTATGCCCGTGATTTTGCTTTGGAGCGTATCGCCTTAGTGGGAGATGCCGCTCATACCATTCATCCGTTAGCTGGTCAGGGGGTGAATCTGGGGCTGCTTGATGCCGCTAGTCTGGCACAAGAGCTTATCCGCTTATGGCAGTCAGGCGAAGATATTGGCCGCAAGCATAATCTACGCCGATATGAGCGCTGGAGAAAAGCGGAAGCGGCTAAGATGATAGCGGCAATGCAAGGTTTTAAAGATCTGTTTGAAGGCGGTAACCCTGCTAAAAAGCTGATTCGGGGAATCGGCATGACACTGGCCGGTCAGTTACCAGGAGCGAAAGATGAAATCATGAAACACGCCCTGGGCCTGAAGGGAGAGCTACCTGAGCTGGCCAAGCAGAGTAGTATACAGAAAGTTCAGTAA
- a CDS encoding DUF1107 domain-containing protein, whose translation MRMFKRYTPSMIAKHISRLFKGRIYIYGIGKFEFDNGKLILPERAEKRHFRTVNEVNQEIMKLRGCYA comes from the coding sequence ATGCGAATGTTTAAGCGCTATACGCCAAGTATGATAGCTAAACACATCAGTAGGCTCTTTAAGGGAAGAATATATATATACGGTATCGGAAAATTTGAGTTTGATAATGGCAAGTTAATCCTGCCTGAGCGGGCAGAGAAGCGTCACTTCAGAACCGTTAACGAGGTAAATCAGGAAATCATGAAACTACGCGGCTGCTACGCTTAA
- the zapA gene encoding cell division protein ZapA has product MSNQAVEVEILGKLTRVNCPAGQEASLRQAAKDLDQRLKAMTERTKVSNTEKLLTIAALNVCYELQQAQLAENDSKQQIEKRIEQLTASLDDALSNVNSDN; this is encoded by the coding sequence ATGAGTAATCAAGCGGTTGAAGTTGAAATATTAGGTAAACTGACACGAGTTAACTGCCCTGCGGGTCAGGAAGCGTCGTTGCGTCAGGCTGCCAAAGATCTTGATCAACGATTGAAAGCCATGACGGAACGGACTAAAGTATCCAATACAGAAAAGCTACTAACCATTGCGGCTCTCAATGTCTGCTACGAGCTGCAACAGGCGCAGTTAGCAGAAAATGACAGCAAGCAGCAGATTGAAAAACGCATCGAACAATTAACTGCATCACTGGACGATGCATTAAGTAATGTAAACTCAGACAACTAA
- a CDS encoding 5-formyltetrahydrofolate cyclo-ligase has product MQDLRSTIRKQVRSKRQNLSSLNQTIAAEDALSQVKNFSLLAQAENIAIYLSADGELDTHPIIEWLWQAGKKVYLPVLHPFSKGHLLFIRYEADTPMTENRFNIQEPQLNVCKVIPLSELDIIFTPLVAFDNSGQRMGMGGGYYDRSLERWYQTGFGAVPVGLGHDCQQIDEVPSEDWDVPLPYIITPSKTWQWEIPH; this is encoded by the coding sequence ATGCAAGATTTACGTTCCACCATACGTAAACAAGTCCGTAGTAAACGTCAAAACCTCTCTTCCCTGAATCAAACCATCGCAGCTGAAGATGCACTGTCACAAGTTAAAAACTTCTCTTTACTGGCACAGGCAGAGAATATCGCCATTTACCTTTCCGCCGATGGCGAACTGGATACTCACCCTATTATTGAGTGGCTCTGGCAGGCAGGGAAAAAAGTCTATTTACCGGTACTGCACCCTTTTTCCAAAGGTCATCTTCTGTTTATCCGCTATGAAGCTGATACGCCCATGACAGAGAACCGCTTTAATATTCAAGAGCCGCAGCTTAACGTCTGCAAAGTCATCCCTCTGTCTGAACTGGACATTATTTTTACCCCTCTGGTGGCTTTCGATAACAGCGGGCAACGTATGGGAATGGGCGGAGGCTACTATGACCGCAGCCTTGAACGCTGGTATCAAACCGGGTTCGGTGCAGTTCCTGTCGGCTTAGGGCACGATTGCCAGCAGATAGATGAAGTGCCTTCTGAGGATTGGGATGTCCCTTTGCCCTATATCATTACCCCATCAAAAACATGGCAATGGGAAATTCCTCATTAA
- the rpiA gene encoding ribose-5-phosphate isomerase RpiA, whose product MTQDEMKKEAGWAALKYVEAGSIVGVGTGSTVKHFIDALGTMKDDIKGAVSSSVDSTEKLKALGVEVFDCNEVDKLDVYVDGADEINPAREMIKGGGAALTREKIVAAISDKFICIVDGSKAVDVLGAFPLPVEVIPMARSYVGRELVKLGGDPAYREGVVTDNGNIIIDVHGLEITNPKELEDKINSIAGVVTVGLFAHRGADAVITGTPEGAKIEE is encoded by the coding sequence ATGACACAAGATGAAATGAAAAAGGAAGCCGGCTGGGCTGCACTAAAATACGTTGAGGCAGGAAGTATTGTCGGTGTAGGTACAGGCTCGACTGTAAAACACTTCATCGACGCACTTGGCACAATGAAAGATGACATTAAAGGTGCAGTGTCTAGTTCAGTAGACTCAACAGAGAAGCTAAAAGCCCTTGGCGTTGAAGTATTTGACTGTAACGAAGTCGATAAACTTGATGTTTATGTTGATGGTGCCGACGAAATTAACCCGGCCAGAGAGATGATCAAAGGCGGCGGTGCAGCATTGACACGTGAAAAGATTGTTGCGGCTATCTCTGACAAATTTATCTGTATCGTTGACGGAAGCAAAGCAGTAGACGTTTTAGGTGCATTCCCGCTTCCGGTAGAAGTTATCCCGATGGCCCGCTCATACGTTGGCCGTGAACTGGTTAAACTAGGTGGTGATCCTGCTTACCGTGAAGGCGTTGTCACTGACAACGGCAACATTATTATTGATGTTCACGGACTGGAAATCACTAACCCTAAAGAGCTGGAAGATAAAATCAATTCAATTGCTGGTGTTGTAACAGTCGGGCTATTTGCTCACCGTGGTGCCGATGCCGTTATTACCGGTACTCCTGAAGGTGCAAAAATAGAAGAGTAA
- a CDS encoding oxidative stress defense protein, with the protein MKQIPLIVTLFFCLFSVSSVAADPSFPHIETTGYGEVTAKPDMAEFTVQIEELTLTAEQAKKRVDDVIAAFVQRLTSEGVKKENIVSSNLYLSPQYHYPKSGVSELVGYRASRSITVTVMDLEKLNTYLDGALGDGINRVDNIQLKVKERESYQEKARQAAIKDANAKAASLAKGFNSQLDGVWKVSYNQIQERPAMYKAMAMSSEMGAASTYQDAEIVIRDSVNVTYRIK; encoded by the coding sequence ATGAAACAAATTCCTCTAATAGTTACTCTGTTTTTCTGTTTGTTTTCCGTCAGTTCAGTTGCGGCCGATCCAAGCTTTCCCCATATTGAAACCACAGGCTACGGGGAGGTAACCGCCAAACCAGATATGGCTGAATTTACCGTTCAAATCGAAGAGTTAACGCTGACGGCTGAGCAGGCAAAGAAGCGGGTTGATGATGTCATTGCCGCATTTGTACAGCGCCTTACTAGTGAAGGGGTTAAGAAAGAGAATATTGTCAGCAGTAACCTGTATCTCTCCCCTCAGTACCACTACCCAAAATCGGGTGTATCTGAGCTGGTGGGCTACCGGGCTTCAAGAAGTATCACCGTTACTGTAATGGATCTGGAAAAGCTGAATACTTATCTTGACGGTGCTTTAGGAGACGGAATCAACCGGGTAGATAACATTCAACTAAAAGTGAAAGAGAGAGAAAGTTATCAGGAGAAGGCGCGTCAGGCGGCGATAAAGGATGCTAACGCCAAAGCGGCTTCTCTGGCTAAGGGTTTTAACTCTCAGTTAGATGGTGTCTGGAAGGTGAGTTATAACCAGATACAAGAGAGACCTGCCATGTATAAAGCGATGGCGATGAGCAGTGAAATGGGCGCTGCTTCAACTTATCAGGATGCGGAAATTGTTATTCGTGACTCGGTTAATGTGACCTACAGGATTAAATAA
- a CDS encoding FAD assembly factor SdhE codes for MYSAEDKARIKWACRRGMLELDVVIMPFFEECFEKLTEQEQQDFVALLECDDPDLFTWVMQHGRSDNDRLAAMVDKIVAHNLSKVR; via the coding sequence ATGTATAGCGCTGAAGATAAAGCAAGAATAAAATGGGCCTGCCGTCGTGGAATGTTGGAGCTTGATGTTGTCATCATGCCTTTCTTTGAGGAGTGTTTTGAGAAGTTAACTGAACAGGAACAGCAGGATTTTGTTGCGCTGTTGGAGTGTGATGACCCTGACCTGTTTACCTGGGTGATGCAGCATGGCCGCAGTGACAATGACAGGCTGGCCGCGATGGTAGATAAAATTGTTGCCCACAACCTCAGTAAAGTCCGTTAA
- a CDS encoding YecA/YgfB family protein, whose translation MTKKTLPEYQITLAQLHSSAISLTPSEMHGLIAGMISGGVSVSDKSWQSLIFDYTNDGMGWPDKALQLANATFEFTVDELTGSGMDMTLLLADSEGDLIEFADSVSEWVNHFISGLGLAGLSLKGAAEDVKEALGDLEEIAKLGIDEEDDLKEQADLLEQVIEHVKACVLTVHAEFGLKPDNKESSPTIH comes from the coding sequence ATGACTAAAAAGACTTTACCTGAGTATCAGATCACTCTGGCTCAACTTCATTCCAGCGCAATTTCCCTGACCCCCTCTGAGATGCATGGCCTGATTGCAGGAATGATTAGTGGTGGTGTGTCGGTCAGTGATAAGAGCTGGCAGTCACTGATTTTTGACTATACCAACGATGGTATGGGCTGGCCTGATAAAGCGTTACAACTGGCCAATGCTACCTTTGAGTTTACCGTGGATGAGTTGACAGGCTCAGGAATGGATATGACTCTGCTATTAGCCGATAGCGAAGGTGATTTGATTGAGTTTGCCGATTCTGTCAGTGAGTGGGTTAATCATTTTATCTCTGGACTGGGGCTGGCGGGACTTTCTCTTAAAGGCGCTGCGGAAGATGTAAAAGAGGCTCTGGGTGATCTTGAAGAGATTGCTAAACTTGGCATCGACGAAGAAGATGATCTGAAAGAGCAGGCCGACTTGCTGGAGCAGGTTATTGAACATGTAAAAGCCTGCGTATTAACGGTTCACGCTGAGTTTGGTTTGAAGCCGGACAACAAAGAGAGCAGCCCGACGATTCACTGA
- the serA gene encoding phosphoglycerate dehydrogenase, producing the protein MAKVSLEKDKIKILLLEGLHPSSVEVLEAAGYTNIEYHKGSLSEQELLEAVKDVHFIGIRSRTHLSEKVFSAANKLAAVGCFCIGTNQVDLKAAAKKGIPVFNAPFSNTRSVAELVLGQILLLLRGIPEKNALAHRGIWKKSAEGSFEARGKRLGIIGYGHIGTQLGIIAENLGMKVYFYDIENKLSLGNATQVHTMGELLSKCDVISLHVPETAETKNMMGAEEFAQMKPGAVFINAARGTVVDIPQLCHALEAGQIGGAAIDVFPVEPKTNADPFESPLTKFDNVILTPHVGGSTQEAQENIGVEVAGKLAKYSDNGSTLSSVNFPEVSLPSHKGASRLLHIHENRPGILTQINTIFAEDGINIAGQYLQTNANIGYVVIDVEASRSEEALVKLKNIDGTIRARLLH; encoded by the coding sequence ATGGCCAAAGTATCACTGGAAAAAGACAAAATTAAAATACTGCTTTTAGAGGGACTTCACCCATCATCAGTTGAAGTTTTAGAAGCAGCAGGCTACACCAATATCGAATACCACAAGGGCTCACTTTCTGAACAAGAGTTGCTTGAAGCCGTAAAAGATGTCCACTTTATCGGTATTCGTTCCAGAACCCATTTGTCAGAAAAAGTATTTAGTGCAGCCAATAAACTGGCTGCTGTCGGTTGTTTCTGTATCGGAACCAATCAGGTTGACTTAAAGGCCGCCGCCAAGAAGGGCATCCCGGTATTTAATGCACCATTCTCAAACACCCGCAGTGTTGCAGAACTGGTTCTTGGCCAGATCCTGCTACTTCTGCGTGGTATTCCTGAAAAAAATGCCCTTGCTCACAGAGGCATCTGGAAAAAAAGTGCCGAAGGCTCTTTCGAGGCAAGAGGAAAGCGCCTCGGTATAATCGGTTACGGTCATATCGGTACTCAGTTGGGCATTATTGCTGAAAACCTCGGCATGAAAGTCTACTTCTACGATATTGAGAACAAACTTTCACTGGGTAACGCTACTCAGGTTCATACCATGGGTGAACTGCTCAGTAAATGTGACGTTATCTCCCTGCATGTCCCTGAAACGGCTGAAACCAAAAACATGATGGGTGCAGAAGAGTTTGCCCAGATGAAACCGGGAGCGGTATTTATCAACGCCGCCAGAGGCACAGTAGTGGATATTCCGCAACTATGCCATGCCCTTGAAGCCGGTCAGATTGGTGGTGCGGCTATTGACGTGTTCCCAGTAGAACCAAAAACCAATGCCGACCCTTTTGAGTCACCACTGACTAAGTTCGACAATGTAATCCTGACTCCACACGTAGGTGGTTCAACTCAGGAAGCACAGGAGAACATTGGTGTGGAAGTTGCCGGTAAACTGGCTAAGTACTCAGATAACGGTTCTACCCTGTCCAGTGTAAACTTCCCTGAAGTATCTCTGCCTTCTCATAAAGGAGCATCACGTTTGCTGCATATTCATGAGAACCGCCCCGGTATTTTGACTCAGATAAACACCATTTTTGCAGAAGATGGTATTAACATTGCCGGTCAGTACCTGCAAACTAATGCCAATATCGGTTATGTAGTGATTGATGTTGAAGCCAGCCGCTCAGAAGAAGCACTGGTAAAACTTAAGAACATTGACGGTACTATTCGTGCACGTCTACTGCACTAA
- a CDS encoding aminoacyl-tRNA deacylase, protein MSELQTPVTDLLALRQVRYRILPHRTPAVSVEDAARQRSISARQMVKSILLRDMGGNFALACVPGDCAADPKKVRALLQCRRMTCVSLSDVEQVTGYQPGTVTPLQLKTEMPVIFDMQFKPMQQVTISSGSNMAGLMLDLDDLIALCNPVFAHICRDK, encoded by the coding sequence GTGAGCGAGCTACAAACGCCTGTTACTGATTTATTAGCCCTCAGACAGGTGAGGTATCGTATTTTGCCTCACCGGACGCCGGCCGTCAGTGTTGAAGATGCTGCCCGGCAGAGAAGCATCTCTGCGCGGCAGATGGTTAAATCTATCCTGCTAAGAGATATGGGCGGCAACTTCGCCTTAGCCTGTGTGCCGGGAGATTGTGCTGCCGACCCGAAAAAAGTGAGGGCTCTGCTACAGTGCCGCAGAATGACCTGTGTATCTCTGTCTGACGTGGAGCAAGTGACCGGCTATCAACCGGGAACAGTAACTCCGCTTCAGTTGAAAACGGAGATGCCGGTGATATTCGATATGCAGTTTAAACCGATGCAACAGGTAACCATCAGCAGCGGAAGTAATATGGCCGGGCTGATGTTGGATCTGGACGACCTGATAGCCCTCTGTAATCCGGTTTTTGCCCATATCTGTAGGGACAAATGA
- the ygfZ gene encoding tRNA-modifying protein YgfZ — protein MKWQDKFLPQPLNQGEQVPGLFCAHLTSWKAIQATGNDSKSYLQGQLTCDIVKLEADKSTLGAHCDAKGKVWSIFRLFAHNQGYALLQHASAVNIALAEIKKYAVFSKVDISISDEVVLGIMGEQVQSYINTISEGSGDVRQLQNGKGSSVKVDESRWILILDQQSAEELIAENIATENHAFTLTDESIWDKFDIENAIPRVTSDNQNEHIPQTFNLQALDGISFNKGCYTGQETVARAKYRGTNKRGMFIVQSEQSIPMAEKIILERSVGENWRNAGQLICQYQYADGKSIGLIILPNNLESDVKFRQADNPEIIWSLVDTPYSLED, from the coding sequence ATGAAATGGCAAGATAAATTCCTACCCCAGCCGCTCAATCAAGGGGAACAAGTTCCGGGCCTCTTTTGCGCTCACCTGACTTCGTGGAAGGCAATTCAGGCAACCGGAAATGATAGTAAAAGTTACCTGCAAGGTCAGCTCACCTGTGACATCGTCAAATTAGAAGCAGACAAGTCGACACTGGGCGCTCACTGTGATGCAAAAGGTAAAGTATGGAGTATTTTCCGTCTGTTTGCTCATAATCAAGGTTATGCCCTGCTGCAACACGCCTCTGCTGTTAATATCGCTTTGGCAGAGATAAAAAAGTATGCGGTATTTTCCAAGGTGGATATCAGCATAAGTGATGAAGTGGTGCTTGGTATCATGGGAGAGCAGGTACAGAGCTATATTAACACTATCTCAGAAGGTAGCGGTGATGTTCGTCAGCTTCAGAACGGCAAAGGCAGTTCAGTAAAAGTTGATGAATCGCGCTGGATATTGATTCTGGATCAGCAGAGTGCAGAAGAGCTGATTGCAGAGAATATAGCCACTGAAAACCATGCTTTCACTCTGACGGATGAAAGCATATGGGATAAATTTGATATTGAAAATGCCATTCCCAGAGTCACCTCTGACAATCAAAACGAGCATATTCCTCAGACATTCAACCTGCAAGCCCTTGACGGTATCAGCTTCAATAAAGGCTGCTATACCGGTCAGGAGACCGTAGCCAGAGCCAAGTACCGGGGTACAAACAAACGCGGTATGTTTATTGTTCAGAGTGAGCAGAGTATCCCAATGGCTGAGAAAATTATTCTGGAAAGAAGTGTCGGCGAGAACTGGCGCAATGCCGGACAACTTATCTGCCAGTATCAGTACGCTGACGGAAAATCCATCGGACTGATAATACTGCCAAACAATCTGGAAAGTGATGTCAAATTCAGGCAAGCGGATAACCCGGAAATTATCTGGTCACTTGTCGACACGCCCTACTCACTGGAAGACTAA
- the ubiH gene encoding 2-octaprenyl-6-methoxyphenyl hydroxylase has translation MKQFDIIIAGGAMAGSTLALALKQKNSSLRIAVIEPYSVQESAHPGFDARSIALSYGTQQLLQQFELWQELSDLATPIEHIHVSDKGHAGMTEISCHERDVAALGYVVELADVGRLFTDKLVQTEGITLFCPDSVEEIESEPSAQKIRLSSGEWISGKLLVAADGADSECCRLLQIEQQEYDFQQTAIIANIVVSEAHRNRAYERFTRNGPLALLPMSEGRMSLVWCQAAPEVEPTLALSDKAFLSKLQAEFGWRLGCIEKVGERASYPLVLKKKRKLVHHRFAAIGNASQLLHPIAGQGFNLGIRDIASLVEEVASQADPGQYSGLSAYRNRRYQDRKNTIGLTAGMVSIFSNEWLPLCAGRNLALSVMDNVPVIKEPLLKRTMGLVER, from the coding sequence ATGAAACAGTTCGATATCATCATCGCCGGCGGAGCCATGGCAGGTTCGACATTGGCGTTAGCACTAAAGCAGAAAAACAGCAGCCTCAGAATCGCCGTTATTGAGCCCTATTCGGTACAGGAGAGTGCCCATCCGGGCTTTGATGCTCGTTCAATCGCGCTCTCTTACGGCACTCAGCAGTTACTGCAACAGTTTGAACTATGGCAAGAGCTTTCGGACCTTGCTACGCCTATTGAGCATATCCATGTCTCAGACAAGGGACATGCAGGAATGACAGAGATTAGCTGTCATGAGAGGGATGTTGCTGCTTTAGGTTATGTGGTTGAGCTGGCCGATGTCGGACGCCTTTTTACTGACAAATTAGTGCAGACAGAAGGTATTACCCTATTTTGTCCTGACTCAGTTGAAGAGATTGAATCTGAGCCGTCAGCTCAGAAAATACGACTTAGTTCCGGTGAATGGATCTCTGGCAAGCTTTTGGTGGCTGCCGATGGTGCTGATTCTGAATGTTGTCGTTTGTTGCAGATAGAGCAACAAGAGTATGATTTTCAGCAGACGGCCATCATTGCCAATATTGTAGTTAGTGAGGCGCACCGAAACCGTGCCTATGAACGTTTTACCCGCAATGGTCCGCTGGCACTACTGCCTATGTCTGAAGGCAGAATGTCTCTGGTCTGGTGTCAGGCTGCGCCTGAAGTTGAGCCAACCCTGGCTTTAAGTGATAAAGCATTTTTGTCTAAGTTGCAGGCCGAATTTGGCTGGCGCCTTGGCTGCATAGAGAAAGTCGGTGAAAGGGCGAGTTATCCTCTGGTACTTAAAAAGAAGCGTAAGTTGGTTCATCACAGGTTTGCGGCAATAGGAAATGCAAGTCAGTTGCTTCACCCTATAGCCGGGCAGGGCTTTAATCTGGGCATCAGGGATATCGCTTCTTTAGTAGAAGAAGTTGCCAGTCAGGCAGACCCCGGACAGTATTCGGGCTTATCGGCATATCGCAACAGGCGATACCAAGACCGGAAAAACACAATAGGGTTAACTGCCGGAATGGTCAGTATTTTTTCAAATGAATGGTTGCCGCTATGTGCAGGCCGCAATCTGGCACTGTCCGTTATGGACAATGTGCCGGTTATAAAAGAGCCACTACTTAAACGAACAATGGGGTTGGTAGAAAGATAA